Proteins encoded in a region of the Moritella marina ATCC 15381 genome:
- the codB gene encoding cytosine permease, protein MAAQNDYSLGPVPKSERKGFIALSLVMLGLTFFSASMWTGGTLGTGLSYDDFFYAVLLGNLILGIYTAFLGYIGTKTGLSTHLLARYSFGTKGSYIPSILLGGTQVGWFGVGVAMFALPVQKALLGEMGVVLDVNTIIVIAGLLMTVTVYFGISALMVLSFVAVPAIAILGGYSVYLAVNDLGGITEMQKIVPAVDKKIDFNTALALVIGSFISAGTLTADFVRFGRKPMAAVAITLIAFFIGNSLMFIFGAAGAAATGFADISDVMMTQGLLIPAIIVLGLNIWTTNDNALYASGLGFSNVTGIDSKKLAMINGVIGTVFALWLYNNFVGWLSFLSAAIPPIGGVLIADYFLIHRGKYAEFAKAEFETIRWQALIAVAAGIAAGQLLPGVVPVNAVIGGAIAYFVCCKVMASKSINATKKSDA, encoded by the coding sequence GTGGCTGCACAAAATGACTATTCTTTAGGACCCGTTCCTAAATCAGAAAGAAAAGGTTTTATCGCACTATCATTGGTTATGCTAGGGCTAACTTTTTTCTCTGCAAGTATGTGGACAGGTGGTACGCTAGGCACTGGACTTTCCTATGATGATTTCTTCTACGCTGTATTACTTGGTAATTTAATCCTCGGTATCTATACCGCTTTCCTTGGTTATATTGGTACTAAGACAGGCCTTTCAACGCATTTGCTAGCACGCTATTCATTTGGTACTAAGGGGTCATACATCCCGTCTATCTTACTTGGTGGTACTCAGGTAGGGTGGTTTGGCGTTGGTGTGGCTATGTTTGCATTACCTGTTCAAAAAGCGCTGCTGGGTGAAATGGGCGTTGTGCTTGATGTGAATACAATCATTGTGATTGCTGGACTGTTAATGACTGTGACCGTTTATTTTGGCATTTCAGCGCTAATGGTATTAAGCTTTGTCGCTGTACCAGCTATTGCTATCTTAGGTGGTTATTCGGTTTATCTTGCTGTGAATGATCTAGGCGGTATTACTGAAATGCAAAAAATAGTTCCGGCTGTTGATAAGAAAATCGATTTTAATACAGCACTTGCGTTAGTGATAGGCTCATTTATTAGTGCCGGGACCTTAACGGCTGACTTTGTTCGCTTTGGTCGTAAGCCAATGGCTGCTGTTGCTATTACGCTTATTGCTTTCTTCATTGGTAATTCATTAATGTTTATCTTTGGCGCCGCTGGAGCCGCTGCAACAGGCTTTGCTGATATTTCTGATGTGATGATGACGCAGGGGTTATTAATTCCAGCTATTATCGTATTAGGTCTTAATATCTGGACAACAAATGATAATGCCCTTTATGCATCAGGTTTGGGTTTTTCAAATGTGACCGGTATAGACAGTAAGAAGTTAGCAATGATAAATGGTGTGATTGGTACTGTATTTGCGCTTTGGTTATATAATAATTTTGTGGGCTGGTTGTCATTTTTAAGTGCCGCTATTCCACCAATCGGTGGTGTACTTATTGCCGATTATTTCCTAATCCACCGAGGTAAGTATGCTGAATTTGCAAAAGCTGAATTCGAAACAATTCGCTGGCAGGCACTTATTGCTGTTGCTGCTGGTATCGCTGCGGGTCAATTATTACCAGGTGTAGTCCCTGTTAATGCCGTTATCGGTGGTGCTATTGCTTACTTCGTTTGTTGTAAAGTGATGGCCTCTAAATCAATTAATGCTACTAAAAAGAGTGACGCGTAA
- a CDS encoding CobW family GTP-binding protein, giving the protein MSKQAKKIPTNIITGFLGVGKTTAIQQLLKQKPADETWGILVNEFGQIGIDGTLLSTFTDSLTDQAKRIIVKEVPGGCLCCVAGLPMKMGLNMLISKAKPDRILIEPTGLGHLQQVIKDLSGEFYCDVLALNATICLVDPAHLNDTKYVENNHFQDQISLADVLVANKTEQLNRDDETSFMDFSQQLLPIKKSVLWTHHGDFSIDTLSLPLNEQRRSQHLSAHLKHSHAHHHHADQMELMIDPRFERNHGNGQGLFSYGWVFNQHQTFNLMALATLLEPLEVIRLKAVIKTEQGCFTINSVNGECDFMPVGELELSKIEIISMQELPWQKLEEALCDSLL; this is encoded by the coding sequence ATGTCAAAACAAGCAAAGAAAATACCAACTAACATTATTACTGGTTTTCTTGGTGTAGGTAAAACTACGGCGATCCAACAATTGCTTAAACAGAAACCCGCAGATGAAACGTGGGGGATCTTAGTCAACGAGTTTGGTCAAATTGGCATTGATGGTACTTTATTGTCTACTTTCACTGACTCGTTAACAGATCAAGCAAAGCGTATTATAGTCAAAGAAGTACCGGGTGGCTGTCTGTGCTGTGTGGCTGGATTACCCATGAAAATGGGATTAAATATGTTAATCAGTAAAGCTAAGCCAGATCGTATTTTAATTGAACCTACTGGTCTTGGGCATTTACAGCAAGTGATTAAAGACTTATCTGGTGAGTTTTATTGTGATGTATTAGCGTTAAATGCAACGATATGTTTAGTCGATCCCGCCCATCTGAATGATACTAAATATGTTGAAAATAATCACTTTCAAGATCAAATCAGTCTCGCGGATGTACTTGTCGCGAATAAAACCGAACAATTAAATCGTGACGATGAAACAAGTTTTATGGATTTTAGTCAGCAATTATTACCCATTAAAAAATCGGTATTATGGACTCATCACGGTGATTTTTCTATTGATACATTGTCATTACCCCTGAATGAACAACGTCGCTCTCAGCATCTATCTGCCCATTTGAAGCACAGCCATGCTCACCACCATCACGCAGATCAGATGGAATTAATGATTGATCCTCGTTTTGAGCGTAATCATGGTAATGGCCAGGGTTTATTTAGTTATGGCTGGGTCTTTAATCAACACCAGACATTTAATCTAATGGCGCTTGCTACGCTATTAGAGCCACTAGAAGTAATACGCTTAAAAGCTGTGATTAAGACTGAACAAGGTTGCTTTACGATAAATAGTGTTAATGGTGAATGTGATTTCATGCCAGTTGGTGAATTAGAACTGAGTAAAATCGAAATTATAAGTATGCAAGAGTTACCTTGGCAAAAGCTAGAAGAAGCATTATGTGATTCTTTACTTTAA
- the pgi gene encoding glucose-6-phosphate isomerase, which translates to MNLTKTNAWQDLIAHYSEMQNTNISNLFANDNNRFEQFSKQFNNDILCDFSKNIITQCTLKKLTALAHEVNLPTAIKAMVSGEQINQTEKRAVLHTALRNRSNTPVLVDGKDVMPAVNAVLAQMKAFCHDIISGNWKGYTGKAITDIVNIGIGGSDLGPYMVTEALRPYKNHLNMHFVSNVDGTHIAETLKNLNPETTLFLIASKTFTTQETMTNAHSARSWFLASAESEEHVASHFAALSTNAASVQAFGIDTKNMFEFWDWVGGRYSLWSAIGLSIALSIGFDNFEELLSGAHDMDKHFVETPLEDNIPVILALIGVWYNNFFGAESEAILPYDQYMHRFAAYFQQGNMESNGKSVDRDGNAVDYQTGPIIWGEPGTNGQHAFYQLIHQGTKLIPCDFIAPAQSHNKISDHHAKLMSNFFAQTEALAFGKSKQTVIDELTNSGMSETNITALAEFKTFTGNNPTNSILFKQLTPKTLGSLLAMYEHKIFTQGIIWNIFSFDQWGVELGKQLANQILPELNNELSVDSHDSSTNGLINTFKAWR; encoded by the coding sequence ATGAATCTAACAAAAACGAATGCTTGGCAAGATTTAATAGCACATTACTCAGAGATGCAAAACACAAATATCAGCAATTTATTTGCAAATGATAACAACAGATTTGAGCAGTTCTCTAAGCAATTTAATAATGATATTTTATGTGATTTTTCTAAAAATATTATTACGCAATGCACATTAAAAAAACTAACTGCGCTTGCTCATGAAGTCAATTTACCGACAGCAATTAAAGCGATGGTTTCAGGTGAGCAGATCAACCAAACTGAAAAAAGAGCGGTACTGCATACAGCACTTAGAAATCGCAGTAATACGCCTGTTTTGGTTGATGGTAAAGATGTAATGCCCGCTGTTAATGCGGTATTAGCGCAGATGAAAGCATTCTGTCATGACATTATTAGCGGTAATTGGAAAGGTTATACCGGCAAAGCGATTACAGATATTGTAAACATCGGCATCGGTGGTTCAGACTTAGGTCCTTACATGGTGACTGAAGCATTAAGACCTTATAAAAACCATTTAAACATGCATTTTGTTTCTAATGTTGACGGCACCCACATCGCCGAAACACTGAAAAATTTAAATCCAGAAACAACGCTTTTTCTCATCGCATCGAAAACATTCACAACTCAAGAAACCATGACCAATGCACACAGTGCAAGATCATGGTTCTTAGCAAGTGCCGAAAGTGAAGAGCATGTTGCATCACACTTTGCTGCACTATCAACTAACGCAGCATCAGTTCAAGCGTTCGGTATTGATACAAAGAACATGTTTGAATTTTGGGATTGGGTTGGTGGCCGTTATTCACTTTGGTCAGCAATTGGTTTATCTATCGCATTAAGTATTGGCTTCGATAATTTTGAAGAACTGCTTAGCGGTGCACACGATATGGATAAGCATTTTGTTGAAACGCCACTAGAAGATAATATCCCGGTGATCTTGGCATTAATCGGAGTTTGGTATAACAACTTCTTTGGCGCTGAAAGCGAAGCTATTTTACCTTACGATCAATATATGCATCGTTTTGCTGCTTATTTTCAGCAAGGTAATATGGAGTCAAATGGCAAGAGCGTAGATCGTGATGGTAACGCGGTTGATTACCAAACGGGTCCTATTATTTGGGGTGAACCAGGTACGAATGGCCAGCATGCTTTCTATCAACTAATTCACCAAGGTACGAAGCTTATTCCTTGTGACTTTATCGCTCCAGCTCAATCACATAATAAAATTTCCGACCATCACGCTAAATTAATGTCTAACTTCTTTGCCCAGACAGAAGCGCTAGCGTTTGGTAAATCAAAACAAACTGTCATTGATGAACTAACTAACTCAGGTATGTCAGAAACTAATATTACCGCATTAGCTGAATTTAAAACGTTCACAGGTAACAATCCTACGAACTCTATTTTATTCAAACAGCTGACACCGAAGACTTTAGGTTCATTGTTAGCAATGTATGAGCATAAGATCTTCACACAAGGCATTATCTGGAATATCTTTAGCTTTGATCAATGGGGTGTAGAACTAGGTAAACAGCTAGCAAATCAAATCTTACCTGAGTTAAACAATGAACTATCAGTTGATAGCCATGACAGCTCAACGAATGGTTTAATTAATACCTTCAAGGCTTGGCGTTAA
- a CDS encoding UPF0149 family protein encodes MTESALSREDEILLSDWLSGDETPKETLSLVAMKGFFFGLVAAPSPVETEDWMDMIFGGAAPGNISDDKLFAIISVYNEISEQVYDSGALLPEECVETAHFADNFKSGAALNDWSIGFAIGAAFYYESLINSLEDNSEISQALQMAYLCLSYFSCAGTAQQIADLQQTEWEAFTQTVLDMMPDFIVAYAQVIEQAALASGNYEDDDWNDDELID; translated from the coding sequence ATGACTGAATCAGCGTTATCACGTGAAGACGAAATATTATTATCAGATTGGTTATCTGGAGATGAAACACCAAAAGAAACTTTATCACTTGTTGCGATGAAGGGGTTTTTCTTTGGTTTAGTGGCTGCGCCTTCGCCAGTAGAAACAGAAGACTGGATGGATATGATCTTTGGTGGTGCAGCCCCTGGTAATATTTCTGACGATAAACTATTCGCTATTATCTCTGTTTATAACGAGATCAGCGAACAAGTTTATGACTCTGGCGCTTTATTACCTGAAGAATGCGTTGAAACTGCTCATTTCGCAGATAACTTTAAATCTGGTGCCGCGTTAAATGATTGGTCAATTGGTTTTGCAATTGGTGCCGCTTTTTATTATGAAAGCTTAATTAATTCATTAGAAGATAACAGCGAGATTAGTCAAGCCCTGCAAATGGCATATTTGTGCTTAAGTTATTTTTCTTGTGCTGGGACTGCGCAACAAATTGCAGACTTGCAACAAACTGAATGGGAAGCCTTTACCCAGACGGTATTAGATATGATGCCAGACTTTATTGTTGCTTATGCTCAAGTGATTGAACAAGCTGCATTAGCAAGCGGTAATTATGAGGATGACGATTGGAATGATGATGAACTGATTGATTAA
- a CDS encoding heavy metal translocating P-type ATPase: MSKTLSISIEGMSCAGCASKLESALNSENGIEARVNFALNTAQINIADITSSHAVKAVLDDKNYIYDTEELSLSINGWSCANCATKTVSKLLLNKDILTVDANFASEKITLTYFSGGLVPADVINLIINLGYQATVNQGTVVSQTENLLARTIESKRKNKQQLFYVIISALLTLPLLAAMLTMFIDNIHFMLPVWLQLVLATPVQFFIGRRYYLGAYKSLKNGAANMDVLVATGTSAAYFYSLYLLLTLGENAQGLVYFEASAVVITLISLGKYLEENAKQSTSSAINELMMLRPEVAMVKRGGEWSKMPVEEVVIGDEVRILAGDKVPVDGIIIDGSSELDESMLTGESLPVFKTIGETLIGGSINGTGILLLRVSAVGKESSLNKIISLVETAQMAKAPFQQLVDKISNIFVPVVLAIAAITFLTWYLGFDDFEGGLIAAVAVLVIACPCALGLATPAALVTGTGTAARQGILIKDIDTLQKTHKITDVMLDKTGTLTQGKPEVIAVHCFNYTIDTLIRRAAGVQELSEHPLAKSIIRYAKDKQLTLLTASQVETVLGYGIKGYVAEEPIFIGNRELMLAENINTQNGDSLLAKSGEHVGSHMWIAIAGELVGLFIIADTLRAESLAAISLLQQANINTTILSGDNDVSVATIAKALQVGSYYAHVKPEQKSIYIQDRQKLGKYVAMVGDGINDAPALAQADISIAMGSGSDVAMETANITLLRNDPRLVSAAMDISKLTWRKIQQNLFWAFIFNIIGLPLAAGGYLSPELAGAAMAFSSIAVLSNSLLIKRWKPNF, encoded by the coding sequence ATGTCTAAAACACTTTCAATCAGTATCGAAGGCATGTCATGTGCTGGTTGTGCATCGAAATTAGAATCTGCTTTAAATTCCGAGAACGGTATTGAGGCTCGAGTTAATTTCGCCCTAAATACAGCTCAAATAAATATAGCTGATATTACCTCAAGCCATGCAGTAAAAGCTGTTTTAGATGATAAAAACTACATTTACGATACTGAAGAATTGTCACTTTCCATTAATGGTTGGTCTTGTGCTAACTGTGCAACGAAAACAGTGTCTAAATTGTTATTGAATAAAGATATATTAACAGTGGATGCTAATTTTGCGAGCGAGAAAATTACCTTAACGTATTTCTCTGGTGGTCTTGTTCCTGCTGACGTGATTAATTTGATTATCAATTTAGGTTATCAAGCGACTGTTAATCAAGGTACTGTGGTATCACAAACAGAAAACCTGTTGGCTAGAACTATTGAATCAAAAAGAAAAAATAAACAGCAGTTATTCTATGTGATCATTTCTGCATTGTTAACATTGCCTTTACTAGCGGCTATGCTGACGATGTTTATTGATAATATTCATTTTATGCTGCCAGTATGGTTACAACTTGTATTAGCAACCCCTGTTCAATTTTTTATCGGTCGCCGATACTATTTAGGGGCTTATAAGTCGTTAAAGAATGGTGCGGCTAATATGGATGTACTTGTAGCGACTGGTACCAGCGCTGCTTACTTTTATAGTTTATATTTATTGCTAACGCTCGGAGAAAACGCGCAAGGTTTGGTGTATTTTGAAGCCAGTGCTGTTGTTATCACCCTTATATCATTAGGTAAATATTTGGAGGAAAACGCCAAACAAAGTACATCCTCTGCCATCAATGAATTGATGATGTTAAGACCTGAAGTGGCGATGGTTAAGCGCGGTGGGGAATGGTCAAAAATGCCTGTCGAAGAAGTTGTTATTGGGGATGAAGTTCGCATACTTGCAGGCGATAAAGTACCGGTAGATGGTATCATTATTGATGGTAGCAGTGAATTAGATGAATCTATGCTCACAGGTGAAAGTTTACCCGTGTTTAAAACTATTGGTGAAACACTGATTGGAGGGTCTATAAATGGCACGGGTATTTTATTGCTACGGGTTAGCGCTGTGGGTAAGGAATCGAGTTTAAATAAAATTATTTCACTTGTCGAAACTGCACAAATGGCTAAAGCGCCATTTCAGCAACTGGTTGATAAGATTAGCAATATTTTCGTCCCTGTTGTTTTAGCTATTGCCGCGATCACATTTTTGACTTGGTACTTAGGGTTCGATGATTTTGAAGGTGGTCTTATTGCTGCTGTCGCGGTATTAGTTATTGCTTGTCCTTGCGCTTTAGGTCTTGCTACTCCAGCAGCATTAGTGACCGGAACTGGGACAGCTGCACGACAAGGTATTTTAATTAAAGATATTGATACGCTGCAGAAAACACACAAAATTACGGATGTAATGCTAGATAAAACGGGTACTTTGACGCAAGGTAAGCCTGAGGTTATCGCTGTACATTGCTTTAATTATACTATCGACACTCTAATTCGTCGTGCTGCAGGCGTCCAAGAGCTTAGCGAACACCCTTTAGCAAAATCGATTATACGTTACGCTAAAGATAAGCAGCTTACATTATTAACTGCTTCACAGGTCGAAACTGTTCTTGGTTATGGTATTAAAGGTTATGTTGCTGAAGAACCGATTTTTATCGGTAATAGAGAGTTGATGCTGGCTGAGAATATTAATACCCAGAATGGTGACTCCTTACTCGCTAAGTCAGGTGAGCATGTGGGATCACATATGTGGATCGCGATTGCTGGAGAGCTGGTTGGACTGTTTATTATTGCTGATACTTTACGTGCAGAAAGTCTTGCAGCAATTAGCTTATTACAACAAGCTAATATAAATACAACGATACTCAGTGGTGATAATGACGTTTCGGTAGCGACTATCGCGAAAGCATTACAAGTCGGTAGCTACTATGCACATGTTAAACCTGAGCAGAAATCAATTTATATCCAAGATCGACAGAAACTTGGAAAATATGTTGCTATGGTTGGTGATGGTATTAATGATGCACCAGCATTAGCACAGGCTGATATTAGTATTGCGATGGGATCTGGATCGGATGTTGCGATGGAAACGGCTAATATTACCTTGTTAAGAAATGATCCTCGCTTAGTTTCAGCTGCAATGGATATTTCAAAACTCACGTGGCGTAAGATCCAGCAGAATTTATTTTGGGCGTTTATTTTTAATATCATTGGGCTGCCTTTGGCTGCTGGGGGCTATTTAAGTCCTGAACTTGCTGGCGCAGCGATGGCATTTAGTAGTATTGCGGTATTATCTAATTCACTGTTGATTAAGCGTTGGAAACCTAATTTTTAG
- the leuA gene encoding 2-isopropylmalate synthase — MTTFNHNKYQAFPPLDMPNRQWPNNNISETPLWCSVDLRDGNQALVEPMTVSQKRRYYELLLAMGFKEIEVGFPAASKMDFDFVRWLIEENKIPGDVTIQVLTQARESLIEQTFAALKGVKQAIIHVYNSTSTVQRELVFQKDRQGIIDIAVQGATWVKLHAEANPGPQWQFEYSPESFSGTELDFAVDICDAVNAVWQPTAANPVIINLPATVEMSTPNVFADQVEWFCGNVKNRDAITVSVHTHNDRGCAVAAAELAVMAGADRVEGTLLGNGERTGNMDIITMAMNLYSQGVDPKLQLGDIDNIITTISECTQLPVHPRHPYVGELVYTAFSGSHQDAIKKCLDRRVPESTWNVAYLPIDPTDLNRTLQHVIRVNSQSGKGGIAYLLEQEYGVQLPRWLQIEFSSVVQRQSETTASELLVPQIWQLFKSTYAHTEQPYQLADYNVNHGDIDKIQARLAAGIDLISVAGEGQGALTAFISSLKLYFNLEFEVVNFSEHALSKGTDADAIAYLQIKTATESVIGVAINHDILTASLTALLNAVNQLESVKR, encoded by the coding sequence ATGACGACATTTAATCACAATAAATACCAAGCTTTTCCTCCCTTAGATATGCCTAATCGACAATGGCCAAATAACAATATCAGCGAAACGCCACTGTGGTGTAGTGTTGATTTACGCGATGGTAACCAGGCACTTGTAGAGCCGATGACCGTGAGCCAAAAACGTCGTTATTATGAACTGCTATTAGCTATGGGCTTTAAAGAAATTGAGGTGGGCTTTCCTGCTGCATCGAAAATGGATTTTGATTTTGTTCGTTGGCTGATTGAAGAGAATAAGATCCCGGGTGATGTAACCATTCAAGTATTAACCCAAGCGCGTGAGAGCTTGATTGAACAGACATTTGCGGCATTAAAAGGTGTTAAGCAAGCCATTATTCATGTTTATAATTCAACGTCGACGGTACAAAGAGAGCTTGTTTTCCAAAAAGATCGCCAAGGTATTATTGATATTGCCGTACAAGGTGCTACTTGGGTTAAGCTGCACGCAGAAGCAAACCCTGGCCCGCAATGGCAGTTTGAATATTCTCCAGAGAGTTTTTCTGGAACTGAGTTGGACTTTGCCGTTGATATTTGTGATGCGGTGAATGCCGTTTGGCAGCCAACAGCTGCAAATCCAGTGATCATTAATTTACCTGCCACTGTTGAGATGTCGACGCCAAATGTGTTTGCTGACCAAGTCGAATGGTTTTGTGGGAACGTAAAAAATAGAGACGCAATTACTGTCAGTGTTCATACTCACAATGATCGCGGCTGTGCTGTGGCAGCCGCTGAATTAGCGGTTATGGCCGGTGCTGATCGTGTTGAAGGCACTTTATTGGGTAATGGTGAACGTACCGGTAATATGGATATTATCACCATGGCGATGAACCTTTATAGTCAAGGTGTCGATCCTAAGCTTCAGCTTGGTGATATTGATAATATTATTACGACTATTTCAGAGTGTACTCAGTTACCAGTTCATCCACGCCATCCTTATGTTGGTGAATTAGTGTATACCGCTTTTTCTGGCAGTCATCAGGATGCTATTAAAAAATGCTTAGACCGTCGTGTTCCTGAGAGTACTTGGAATGTTGCTTATTTACCTATCGACCCTACTGATTTAAACCGTACATTACAACACGTGATCCGAGTTAACAGCCAGTCGGGTAAAGGTGGTATTGCTTATTTACTTGAGCAAGAATATGGCGTGCAGTTACCGCGTTGGTTACAAATTGAATTTTCTAGTGTGGTTCAGCGACAATCTGAAACGACAGCCAGTGAGCTATTAGTTCCACAAATATGGCAACTGTTTAAATCGACTTATGCGCATACTGAGCAGCCATATCAATTAGCTGATTATAATGTCAACCACGGTGATATTGATAAAATACAAGCGCGATTAGCTGCTGGTATTGATCTGATTAGTGTTGCTGGAGAGGGGCAGGGGGCACTAACGGCATTTATTAGCTCCTTGAAGCTGTATTTTAATCTTGAATTTGAAGTGGTTAATTTTAGTGAGCATGCATTAAGTAAAGGTACTGATGCGGATGCGATTGCTTATCTACAAATAAAGACAGCAACTGAATCCGTTATTGGTGTGGCGATCAATCATGATATTTTAACAGCTTCACTGACTGCGCTGTTAAACGCTGTGAATCAACTTGAGTCGGTTAAACGTTAA
- the cueR gene encoding Cu(I)-responsive transcriptional regulator — protein MMKNISTVAKEVGLSTKTIRYYESISLTSHPIRGDNGYRYYNQHIIDELNFVKRARDAGFNLEECKELVHLYKSEEGTAAQVKALTLEKIADIESRITILQGMHSTLSSLASSCTGDNSSQCAILDQLSVE, from the coding sequence ATGATGAAAAATATTAGCACAGTCGCGAAGGAAGTCGGTTTATCGACAAAAACGATCCGTTATTACGAAAGTATATCTTTAACATCTCACCCGATACGAGGTGATAATGGTTATCGATATTATAATCAGCATATTATTGATGAGTTGAACTTTGTTAAACGAGCGCGTGACGCTGGATTTAATCTTGAAGAGTGTAAAGAGCTTGTCCATCTCTATAAAAGTGAAGAAGGCACAGCAGCTCAGGTTAAAGCACTGACATTAGAAAAAATTGCAGATATAGAATCTCGGATTACTATATTACAAGGAATGCACAGCACACTATCATCATTAGCCTCTTCTTGTACGGGCGATAATTCTTCACAGTGCGCTATTTTAGATCAGCTTTCTGTTGAATAA
- the codA gene encoding cytosine deaminase, which produces MPTLIKNVQLYRNNKFVDIRIENGIFSAIKPCGELDGSDCDIIDGEGGLATPPFVEPHVHLDTTQTAGEPNWNMSGTLFEGIERWSERKAMLTHEDVKKRATTTLKWQIANGIQYVRTHVDVSEPNLIALKALLELREELKEFIEIQIVAFPQEGINSFPNGKEIMRKAVEMGADVIGAIPHFEFSREYAIDSLHFVFDLAQEFDCLIDVHCDEIDDEQSRFVETVATLAHEKKMGHRVTASHTTAMHSYNDAYASRLFRLLKMSGISFVANPLVNIHLQGRFDSYPKRRGITRVKEMLAANINVCFGHDDIFDPWYPLGTANMLQVTHMGLHVCQIMGYEQIDQSLKLITDHSAQTLNIQDRYGIEEGKPGHLVILPADSGYDAIRRQTAPRYVIRAGKILAETKPSVTHINLPEFEAINFKR; this is translated from the coding sequence ATGCCGACTTTAATTAAAAATGTGCAACTTTACCGAAATAATAAGTTTGTTGATATTCGTATCGAGAATGGTATTTTCTCTGCCATTAAACCGTGTGGCGAACTAGATGGGTCTGATTGCGATATTATTGATGGCGAAGGCGGTTTAGCAACGCCTCCATTTGTTGAACCACATGTGCATTTAGATACAACGCAAACAGCGGGTGAACCGAACTGGAACATGTCAGGTACTTTATTTGAAGGTATTGAGCGTTGGTCGGAACGTAAAGCTATGCTGACACATGAAGATGTGAAGAAGCGTGCAACGACGACGTTAAAATGGCAGATTGCGAACGGTATCCAATACGTACGTACTCACGTTGATGTTTCAGAACCGAATTTAATTGCACTTAAGGCATTACTTGAATTACGTGAAGAGCTAAAAGAATTCATTGAAATTCAAATCGTAGCATTTCCGCAGGAAGGTATTAATTCTTTTCCTAATGGTAAAGAGATTATGCGTAAAGCTGTGGAAATGGGGGCTGACGTTATTGGCGCTATTCCGCATTTCGAATTTAGTCGTGAATATGCAATTGATTCACTTCATTTTGTCTTCGATTTAGCGCAAGAATTTGATTGTCTTATCGATGTACATTGTGATGAAATTGATGATGAGCAATCTCGTTTTGTGGAAACCGTAGCAACATTGGCACACGAAAAGAAAATGGGTCATCGTGTCACGGCAAGTCATACTACAGCAATGCATTCTTATAATGACGCTTACGCTTCTCGTTTATTCCGTTTGCTGAAAATGTCCGGTATTAGCTTTGTTGCAAATCCACTGGTAAATATTCACTTACAGGGGCGTTTTGATTCTTATCCTAAGCGTCGTGGTATTACCCGTGTGAAAGAGATGCTCGCGGCGAATATTAACGTTTGTTTCGGTCACGATGATATCTTCGATCCTTGGTACCCGTTAGGTACTGCGAATATGCTACAAGTCACGCATATGGGACTGCATGTATGTCAAATCATGGGTTATGAGCAAATAGATCAGTCATTGAAACTAATTACCGATCACAGTGCGCAAACATTAAATATTCAAGACCGTTATGGTATTGAAGAAGGTAAGCCTGGTCACTTGGTTATTTTACCTGCTGATTCAGGTTATGATGCTATTCGACGTCAGACTGCACCTCGTTATGTTATTCGAGCGGGTAAAATACTTGCTGAA